The Anoxybacillus amylolyticus DNA segment TTATTCATTTCGTTTACCTCGAATGATTATCGCCTTTTTTGCAGGAATGTCTTTAGCTATAGCTGGTGCTATTCTTCAAGGAATGATTCGCAATCCGCTCGCTTCTCCAGATGTACTTGGGATGACAAGTGGCGCAGCCGTAGTCATTGTTTTGTTTTTAACGATATTTAGTGATAAAAACGGATCGCTTATCATTAGTATTCACTGGTTGCCTTTAGGTGCTTTCATAGGGGCGACGATCGCTGTTTTTCTTGTGTATATGCTAGCCTGGAAAAACGGGGTGTCCCCGATTCGTCTCGTCTTGATCGGGATAGGGATATCTGCGCTCATGCAAGCTTTTACTACCATGCTCATGCTCATTGGGCCGATTTATCGGGCGAGTCAAGCGAATATTTGGATTACTGGAAGTGTATATGGCGCCTCTTGGAAACAAGTCATCATTTTCATACCTTGGGCTCTTTTATTGTTACTTATTAGTTTCATTTCCGTTCGACAAATAAATATTCAAGAATTAGGTGAGGAGCTTGCGATCAGCGCAGGTGTTTCTTTGCAAAAACAGCGCCTGTTTCTTCTTTTATTAAGCACGGCGCTAACAGGGGGAGCTGTAGCATTTGCTGGAGGAATTGGTTTTGTCGGACTGATGGCTCCGCATATGGCACGAAGATTAGTAGTTTCTTCTTTTGGAGGGATGCTGCCAATAGCAGCTTTGTTAGGTGGCATTCTCGTGTTGCTTGCGGATTTATTGGGACGGACACTGTTTACCCCACTAGAAGTTCCAGCAGGTGTATTTACCGCGGCAATTGGAGCCCCTTATTTTATTTATTTGTTGTATAAAAATCGAAATACGTAGCGGGGTGGGAAATATGACCATTTTACAAACAAAGTCGCTTACACTGTCTTATGGAAACTCAATCGTCATCGATGAGCTAAATATGAGCATTCCAAAAGGGGAAATTACTGTTTTCATTGGTGCAAATGGATGTGGGAAATCAACGTTATTACGGTCGTTAGCTAGATTACTAAAACCGATTGGTGGGACGGTATTACTTGAGGGAAAAGAGATTACAAAAATGCCCACAAAAGAAGTAGCAAAAAAGATGGCGATTTTACCGCAGTCGCCAACCGTTCCAGAAAGTTTGACCGTTTTGCAACTTGTTAAGCAAGGTCGTTATCCGCACCAAACATGGTTAAAACAATGGTCAAAAGAGGATGAAGATGCGGTTAAGCGCGCACTTCAAGCAACTGGTATGATACAGTTCGCGGAGCGTTCCGTTGACTCTCTCTCAGGAGGACAGCGCCAACGTGCATGGATTGCGATGACATTGGCTCAACATACGGAAGTCATTTTGCTTGATGAACCGACAACTTATTTAGATGTGGCACATCAAATCGAAATTCTTGACTTATTGTTTACATTACATGAACAAGAAAAGCGAACGATTGTCATGGTGCTTCATGATTTAAATTTGGCGTGCCGTTATGCCCATCATATCGTTGCCATCCGTGACAAAACCGTATATGCACAAGGGAAACCGGAGAAAATTATTTCACGTGAGCTTGTCAAAGATGTTTTTCAGCTTGATTGTGAAGTAATCTATGATCCTTTATTTGGAACACCACTTTGTATTCCATATGGAAGAGGTAGATACCTTTTGGATAGGGAAGGAGTATCATGATGAATCTTTCTGAAGATGAGGTGAAACAGTTAGAGAGATTTCGTTTTTCGAAAAAACGTATGATTTCCCCTTTATCTATTCGGCTTGATCAACTGCATGATGAAAGGGAACTCGCGATATATTTACAACTTGTGCAGCAAAAAATTGGTGCTCGAAATCAAGTAGTTTCTGCTTCTATATTCATGAAAAGATATAGCTTTTTTATAGCCATCGTTTTATATGCAATGTCTGTATGGAATAAACGGCTTCCATTGCCTTTTCAACAAATATGGATGGAAACAGACAACGACTCAACGCTGTGGATACCTACTTTTCACTTTGAGTTGCTTACATATACAACAGTTAGTGAAAATCGTGACAAATGGCGCATGCAAACGCTCCAACATCTCTTTGCG contains these protein-coding regions:
- a CDS encoding FecCD family ABC transporter permease encodes the protein MRKYIPFRMGNNISFLMDKKAMTTCLVLLIISIFLFLLSTGIGEMYISPVNVIKTLLGSGSEMDEIVIYSFRLPRMIIAFFAGMSLAIAGAILQGMIRNPLASPDVLGMTSGAAVVIVLFLTIFSDKNGSLIISIHWLPLGAFIGATIAVFLVYMLAWKNGVSPIRLVLIGIGISALMQAFTTMLMLIGPIYRASQANIWITGSVYGASWKQVIIFIPWALLLLLISFISVRQINIQELGEELAISAGVSLQKQRLFLLLLSTALTGGAVAFAGGIGFVGLMAPHMARRLVVSSFGGMLPIAALLGGILVLLADLLGRTLFTPLEVPAGVFTAAIGAPYFIYLLYKNRNT
- a CDS encoding ABC transporter ATP-binding protein — encoded protein: MTILQTKSLTLSYGNSIVIDELNMSIPKGEITVFIGANGCGKSTLLRSLARLLKPIGGTVLLEGKEITKMPTKEVAKKMAILPQSPTVPESLTVLQLVKQGRYPHQTWLKQWSKEDEDAVKRALQATGMIQFAERSVDSLSGGQRQRAWIAMTLAQHTEVILLDEPTTYLDVAHQIEILDLLFTLHEQEKRTIVMVLHDLNLACRYAHHIVAIRDKTVYAQGKPEKIISRELVKDVFQLDCEVIYDPLFGTPLCIPYGRGRYLLDREGVS
- a CDS encoding IucA/IucC family C-terminal-domain containing protein; the encoded protein is MMNLSEDEVKQLERFRFSKKRMISPLSIRLDQLHDERELAIYLQLVQQKIGARNQVVSASIFMKRYSFFIAIVLYAMSVWNKRLPLPFQQIWMETDNDSTLWIPTFHFELLTYTTVSENRDKWRMQTLQHLFAEHVALLIEQLRKITNISPLILWENIAVYVIWLYETLLKENQFSDVRDQIYDDFLFVVQKAEGKLFGPYSENPLYRFWKGESRTRRTTCCLFYQTAKQDHCRTCPIR